From the Populus nigra chromosome 13, ddPopNigr1.1, whole genome shotgun sequence genome, the window ttttgataatttaactCATTCATTCATGgtgaaaatacaaataaatcattttcttatatgtaaaaaaaaattatttatttaaagattttctaataattaaattagaatttgtTAATGGAAAATCAATTATccctttaaataatttaaaggtttttcttttaagatagaattattattattaaagcacagagaaaaatattgaataaaattgaatctggagcaaatcatattttttttacttctcatTTTATAGCCCCTCATAtgcctttcttctttcttgcaAGGAAAAGATTGACCTATCACAAAATATCTCTATTCTatcataataaaatacttttaatttatgttcttttcgGGTAAAATATATCTGATTTATTAAAGAATATCTTGTGAGCCCAAAGATAATGGATTCAATATCTCACCAGACTACAAGCATCTAGGCACAGCATTTAGTTGAGTCCAAGAACAAGAGGTTATAACCCTCTCAAAGACAgctttttgaaaagcaatcttGAAGAATCAAACAAAAAGCCATAAATACTGATCCATAAGTGTGGTTCCTAATACTCCTATAATATCTGCTGAGGTGGGATGTAATGGCAGAAATAGAAATATCTCGGAAAAGGGCACAAGTAGAGTAGATTGTCAAATGCTGGTAAAATAACATCATAGATCACGACAGTGAGTGGCCCCAGTACTACTCATCTACCAGTGAATTGCAGCCATACTGTACAGTGAGTTATCACCTTCAAACACAAGTAGAGAAGAAAGGGTTAAGCTTCAAAAGAGTGAACAGGAAAGGGACATCACGTGTGGAGGCATCTGTGCCAATGCATTACATTAAATGGACCACTCACACTTAAAATTCAACGTTGTTTTGTTTCATGGAGGCCTGGCTGAAATCCCAGGACATGAAAATCACTCAAAAATCAGTGCATCTCTTAGGCATGACTCTTGTGAGACTCAGAGAGGCCATCTGCATCCTTCCTCATATTCCATCACAAATCAACATAAAACCACTTCTTACAGCCCTAAAACAGCCTCTAAAAGTCATATTCGGAACAGCCCCTAGGGCTGTCCTGCATCACTTCATTAAACAAACCCCATTGCATTTCTTCTATTCACAAGAAAAGCTCACCAGTGACCTAAGCACAAATCAGAGAATCATTTTGATAGCAAAACCTCATGCTGAGTTAAGAAAGAAAATCCACTCAGCTATCTAGCTATATGCATCACCATCGCTATAAGATTGTGGATCCCAAAACTTGGAAGCAAGCACATCTTCACGTTTTGAAACAGCACAGGTAGCATTGAAGAAGTCCCTGAAGCATAACAGTCCATGTTCTTCACCATAGCTAGTAGTCACAATCCGTGTCCCATTAACAGCCATGGCTGAACACCCCATGCCAGAGCTGCTACTTGCAGCATCAGAAGGACAGCAAATAAAGGAATTTGTTTGTGCGCCAGTGTCAGTCTCCCAAACATTAATGTAAGAATCCTCAGGCCCCCCTGTAACTATTTTGTATGGATCCATGTGCAACAGTGTCACTGGACCAGTGTGCCCATCTAACTCAGCTACTGGTTCTGGTTTCAGAGTCTCCTGGTTTATCCTTATATCCCAAAGCTTGGCTCTGCAGTATTAAAAAGTTTTCCCCAGATAAAGATTCACAACATGGCACACATATTAGGTGCAATGAATATGGCAAAGTGAGAAGGTGTAGAGAAGTTGACACTCTGTCCATCCACGAAAGCTGAATCTGGTCTGTCCAGATAGCATTTGATTATTATAGTCTACCGCATGGGCTGacccattaaaaaacaaaagaagccaACAAGCTATATAAGAATCTCATTTTGGGTTCAAAAGAAACAGCATAAGTCACAGATCATTAGGGAGTTGAAAACTTGGCCatccaaagaaaaatgaattaataCAGTGTGGTGTAAGCGGCACATAAATGTTTTCTAGTTTGTCACGAGCATTGACACCTAATTGAATAATGACAACAGCCTATAAACAAACTTGTAAAAGGTAAATGACTGCTTTCCATAAAATGCCTTACTTGTCAATTCCACCAGTGCAGATCAAGGGCTTTGAAGGCACAATGGCAAATGAACACAGTTTTGGTTGGTAGATAGCAACAGTGATAACTTTTTGCATTGTCCTCAAATCAATTGCTACGACAGAGGAACCAGCAGCAACATATAACAATGATTCACAGCACTTCACATCAACAGGTGCGCCAGGCACAGAAGTCATTCCAACACAGCATGACGAACGAACAGCAGATGATGTTGTGGTATCCCAAACCCTAACCTATTAGGATCACCAGAGACATCAATGATCAATCAATATCCAGAAAACAAAACAGCAGAACAATCAAAGATTCTAAGTAAATTATGGGTTGGACCATTTTCTACCAAGTTGAAACATGATATATTTCCCAGGATAACCATCATAATGTTTTAGGTGACATGGCAATCCATGTCTGGTACCAGTCCATGCACTAATCATAGTATGCATCTAGAACATCAACAAACAGGGCAAGCCTGATTATTTTTTACGCCACAGGattcaccaaaaataaaaatttggaacAATGAACTGCCACAAGTTCAACAATCCTAcagtatattaaaatagctGCTTGTCCTAACAGAACAAAATCCTTTGTAAAAGATCTTCATTTCTTCTGAGGCATCCACCAGTTTGACCATAAGCATTAGATGAAACAGGTACTAACTACAGAATTCAGTGAGAAGGATTATATTTGTTCACTCGTGAAGAAGTTGAAAACCATAAGGCCATAGACAATAATAAGATTCAACAGGCAGCACACACAGTTGCCATCCATTACACTGATGCTTCTAGTAATTTGTACCAATTTTATGCGTACTCTTAAGCTTAAGTATTTTGGGGCTGGAAAAATGTATTTTCAGTTTCGAGTGAGCCCCTAAgcataaacatgaaaatgttgttCTAAAGGGCTTTAGGGTGAAAACGATTTCTTGGGGAACATATATTTTGTCCATAACCTATTAACCAATTCTCAATTACATCCCAAAAGAAAGATCTTTCAATTATGTCCCTGATGTTTCAAACATTCCTCAACCAGGTCCCCTTGTCCATATATGCAAAATTCAAGCTTACTTATGACTCTCATAGTTCTGAAAAAAGTAGCGTTTGAACATGGACTATCACATTTTTTGAAAGgacaactaaataaaaaacagaacttGTCTATGCAATATAGACAGGTCAAGTAATAATTCAGAAAATCAGTATGTTTTACAGCAAGGTTGCActcaaaagatgaaaaaagagTACCTTGGAATCTTTTGAGATGGTTGCCAAAAGAGATGTTCTGTGCCTGAAGGAAATATGGATTAGTGTCATTATGGGAGAAGATAAATCTCAAGGAACTACCACTCAAGATCACAATAAGATGCTAGGCACCACATGAAGTACTTGCTGTCAAACCCAGATAAATAGAGATAATGTTTGCCAAAAGCTTTCAAGAACTTTGGATGATTACTCATTACTAAACCATATGTTATCCTTTTCAGTGACCAAAACAAAGCACAACACCATTAAACCATGTAATCTATCAACTTTTCTTCTCAGCTATGAAACTGATAATTTTTGCATGTAAAACTTGCACAGGCCATAAAATCAAGACCACTAACACAGAGAAATAAACCACCAAAGGTTATATTTGGTCAAAACTAGAACCTCAAACCATTCTAGTCAATTTTCACAGAAGCTATTACTTCTTACTAGAGAAAATCAACCAAGAATACAgcaatgatcaaaattaaattcaaataggAGAATGCATCCCCTTTCTTCAgtgctaaaaaatatatataaatgttaattgactaaagtttcttcttcttcgaagGGCATGATAACCTCAACACGATTCAGTGAAATCagaagaactaaaaaataaaactgaaagaaaaagatttgCAAATTTGTTTCCTCCCTCCAATCTTCATAATAGCAAGTTAACAAGACTAAACAACTTTGAAGATATTTGCGAAAACAATAAAAGGCTAAAACTTTACTTTCTTCTAGTTTTCATGGTAAGAAAGCATTAGATGCTATATTAAGAAACCAACTCATACCCGGCAACTGACATCAATTTAATAGGCTTCTCATGTCCGTAAAGTGTAGCCTTTAAAGCATGTTGGCCACGCTTTCCACTTGAACTGAGGGACCAAAGTCGAACTGTACCATCCTCCCCACCGCTTGCCAGTACTTTGGCACTACCATCGCCTAACAATTTATCAGACAAGGTCAAAACAGGACCGTTATGACCTCTAAAACACCGTTGGCAAGAACCCTACAGAAAAGCACGAGAtcaataaaacaatatcatataaaattgacaaaacatTCCCTTTGTTTGTCAATAGAAACTTACGGAACCAACATAGAACAGGATCCACTGATAATTTATGTTGTCCTAAAGTTTCTGAGCAGTTGAAAGCATGTATGACCTAGTAAGAATTTGGTAACAAGAGAGCTACAAATCTAACAGTCTCACTTTGATGAAAAAATAGCAACATCAATAATTCATGTGTACCTTCCACCAGAGACGAATGGAATGGTCGCAACTTGAGGTTACCAAAACATTTTCCTTCCTTTGTGTCTCACTTCGAAAGAGAGAGGTTTCACTAAGGGGAAACAATCTGCACATATCATTCTTCATATCTCAAAAAACAATTGCACAAAACTCCAGTTCTGTTAAAATGAACGATAGcataacaataaaatttccAAGTAAGCATTACAACTATCCAAACTCACTCCTCTCTATTTACACCCACAAACTAAATTCCTCGTCACACACTGATATTCCTTGCATCAGTCAGGTCCACAGAAACATTTCAGCCCACCCAACAATACAGATTCTAGCTCTGTTTATCTCGATTTCTCTATCTTCTCTTAAATCAACCAAAAGATACTTGATTTCctcattttaatttctcttctattccctggtattttttttttagctgccCAGCATACTTAAAACAGCTCCTTAAATGTACCCAGGAACAAGTTTAGAAATGGCAAAAGAAAGCCCATCAGAAAGTCTAACCTCATACaagtgattcttgcattatGATCACTCAGCGCTGTAACACCGTCTCTTCCATTTAAAAAGCTATCAATATTTGTCATTTGTACCAAGGAGCCCTAAACAGCCAAGAAAAGGTTACAACAATGaatgtcataaaaaaaagagagaaagggtTGGTAACACTCATAAttacaaccccccccccccccccccataaaaagaaaaaaagtagatGGGTTAATATACTTGGGAAAAGGTAATATCATTCTTGTCCAAAATGATATGATCAAAAGGTTTAGCATCTGTAATGTACAAGTCAGCAACCAAAGGATCGACAAACTTGAATTGCTGAACCGCAACACGTCGTTTTAGATATGCCTCTCTCAACCCTGAGGTTTGCAACAATTCGCGTGGCCAATGCTCCCTGCATGTACAAATTCATTCAAATACACAAAAGCTGtaaataaagagaagaaaagggaaatggATTCTTGAAACCTGAAGCAGTGTTGCCAGATGGGATCAGAATAAGCAACGCGTTTGAGGGATTTGCAGGTCATGGCTAAATTGGAGAGGTCCTGAAGGGACAAGTAAGTGGCACAGTGAGCCAGCGAGTCCTCGTTCAAATCCGTAATCCTGGTTGCTGCTGCTGTGCTTGATGGCTCTGCTTCCATTTTCTCCAGTTTTCTTTGGGCATAAAGAAGATTAACAAAATCAAGATTGGTATTAGCAAAGCCGGCTCTCCTTTTCGTTAGTGTGCACACAGAACACTTGTGATTGATTTCCCtccgttttttttcttcttcttcttttaacagGAAGCAAGAGGCAACTATTTTGTGTCTGAACCTTTAAGATTTTCACTCTTGCGTGTCtcaattctttttcatttttctttttttaataaaattacagtcAATGATGAACACGTGTAATTGCCCCGACCTTACATTAGAATAGAGATGGACAAGTCAGTGGGCTTGGCCCACGCTTCCCAACAGTTgagatcaaatttttatttaacaaaacaaaaaatgaaattgcAAGTATTTTCaacgttttttttattaaaaaaatttaaatttaaattgagcattaaatgtatatataaataaaaaaaaggttattaatTCTAACTAAGACTAGATTAGAAAGATATATTATGCAATATGTTTATAAGCCAGgttgtgtttgataaaatgtttttgaaatcatatttttatttaattaaacaataataaaaataaatatacacaaGAAAAAATATGTAGGGATGCAAAAAAAACCtgctaatattagaaaaaaatgatacaattttatttgaaaacaaagtaaaaatcaatcgatattttattgaagaatatcattttaaaaaaaatattattattattatcttaattaatctcaaataaaattgaataccaCTAGGTCAACATCCTACACATATATTTAACTAGTCTAGTCTAGTGAATTTcattttataccaaaaaaattagaaaattaaaggttaaaataaaaaacaaacaaaggtTGTGAAAGGCCTAGCACCCAAATATGGGAGGGTCAGCATGCCTTGCCCGTTAAAAGGAAAGGCAACACACGCAGCCTGTCAGGAGATGTCTACATGCTTgagtctttgttttttctaaactaaggggcatatattgttttgaaaaatataaacaaatgaCACATTTATTAGTGTTTATGTCTTGTAGTCAATCGATTAGTTACACATGGCATTAACTTTgtttatgtaaatatatttaatttattaataaaagattatttatctttaatattcatcaaatatttcatgtatgaatctaatatttgattaatgaatatagagtaaagataaatttCTTGGGACAAAAATGcattgtaaagaaaattataaaattattataattataaaatttttattgcatcaaagcattgtttaTAAATGTTTATGTTCAATGCTTTATTAAGACTGAATGTTAATTAGAGTAGTTGggactaatatatattatgttcttttttttatgaaatgaagcaATTATTCTTATAAGTTGAGGTATGAGGAATACCCAGAACTAATATGTTGGTGTTTGTAGGATGACATATACACTGAATTGACTTGCATGAGAATTCCATATAAACAGATCATTTGTGTCTATGAGAAGGCTCACGTGATGGCTATGTAAGTGATCTTTAGACTTGATATCACCAAGTCATTTTATATAGagagtgttatgttttgatcctgTTGCACGTGTCTTAAACAAGGGTAACAAATGGACAAATATTGGATATAACATTaactatattaatatatttaagtaatcaagagaggattcatcaccttaAATGAATTAAGAAAAGTGTTTCAactattctcaaatagtattaattGTAAATCTTTGCGCAAgatggaataaaacttgaaaagagtttcaaatcttatttaaaaagtcaataattatggtattgaaaaaaaaatatgatttgataaAGTAGACATATTCCACATTATAATGTATAAACcagaatattattgatgaagagataataattacaccGAGAAACTAATAATTGAAATgctaagtcaaaccacttataacTTTTCTAAATTTAGGgaatcatgaaaaattattagatattataattgatttttaaatataaatcaatcaattgtttaaTTAACCTGCATGAGAGTTGTCTTGACATAATCCAATTGACTTGGCAAATCTAAAAGAACACAAATGATAAGTAAAAAACGtggtttggattaaaaaaataaattaaagatgagcatccttttatttaaatattgagacaaacatattgaatcgatttagattttataattcaacTTAATAAACTCATAATTTAGATCATACATTCCactgattttaacaaccttaaaCCTTCAATTTAAACtaatgatatgataaaaaaGACAAACACTCAC encodes:
- the LOC133670360 gene encoding uncharacterized protein LOC133670360 isoform X2, whose protein sequence is MEAEPSSTAAATRITDLNEDSLAHCATYLSLQDLSNLAMTCKSLKRVAYSDPIWQHCFREHWPRELLQTSGLREAYLKRRVAVQQFKFVDPLVADLYITDAKPFDHIILDKNDITFSQGSLVQMTNIDSFLNGRDGVTALSDHNARITCMRLFPLSETSLFRSETQRKENVLVTSSCDHSIRLWWKGSCQRCFRGHNGPVLTLSDKLLGDGSAKVLASGGEDGTVRLWSLSSSGKRGQHALKATLYGHEKPIKLMSVAGHRTSLLATISKDSKVRVWDTTTSSAVRSSCCVGMTSVPGAPVDVKCCESLLYVAAGSSVVAIDLRTMQKVITVAIYQPKLCSFAIVPSKPLICTGGIDKPDSAFVDGQSVNFSTPSHFAIFIAPNMCAML
- the LOC133670360 gene encoding probable E3 ubiquitin ligase complex SCF subunit sconB isoform X1, with the translated sequence MEAEPSSTAAATRITDLNEDSLAHCATYLSLQDLSNLAMTCKSLKRVAYSDPIWQHCFREHWPRELLQTSGLREAYLKRRVAVQQFKFVDPLVADLYITDAKPFDHIILDKNDITFSQGSLVQMTNIDSFLNGRDGVTALSDHNARITCMRLFPLSETSLFRSETQRKENVLVTSSCDHSIRLWWKGSCQRCFRGHNGPVLTLSDKLLGDGSAKVLASGGEDGTVRLWSLSSSGKRGQHALKATLYGHEKPIKLMSVAGHRTSLLATISKDSKVRVWDTTTSSAVRSSCCVGMTSVPGAPVDVKCCESLLYVAAGSSVVAIDLRTMQKVITVAIYQPKLCSFAIVPSKPLICTGGIDKAKLWDIRINQETLKPEPVAELDGHTGPVTLLHMDPYKIVTGGPEDSYINVWETDTGAQTNSFICCPSDAASSSSGMGCSAMAVNGTRIVTTSYGEEHGLLCFRDFFNATCAVSKREDVLASKFWDPQSYSDGDAYS